DNA from Musa acuminata AAA Group cultivar baxijiao chromosome BXJ1-5, Cavendish_Baxijiao_AAA, whole genome shotgun sequence:
ctcgtcttggaactataaataagggcctaggctttgaagtcagatgtaccacaggcagcacaggaggcaccataagaaaacctgcttatggtttgagtttttcttatttagtaagctgaaggtgttttatggcctaggaacatcttcataaggtatttgtaagtgtccctcttttatagtagtaatttgcttctctttcgtttgtggatgtaggtcaattgaccgaaccacgtatatctggtgttctggtattCTTGTcgtttttattctttccgctttattgtcttattGTATTGCCAAAATTATCGTAAAttttctggggctagctctaacagctcTGATGCATAAAAGTTATTTTTCTGTTTCTCTTTCAGCACACCTACGAAACACATTAAGCACTTGATAAGTTTGGCAATATGGATACTCGGATATCTCTCTCAAATAGTGACAAGTTTGACAATGCGAGTACCGATAGTAATATTTGCATGACTCTCTCTCACAAAGTCGTAGGTTTGAAAATGTGGGTACTAATACTAATAATTGCacaactttttctctctctctctctctctctctctctctctctctctctctctctctctctcttgaaacTCTTATAACTAGAATCATTCCTTCACTTAGAGTTGTTGAGAAAGTATAACAAGAGCCTAGCATCCTAAATAACAACACAAATGATGTgaacatagatatatttttggtgGGCTCATAACTTCTTTCATACAGGCATATGAAATCTTCATCAGAATTCTTTAGTTCATTGCGTTCACTGATAGAGAATGTTAACTGCACTGAATGAGCCTGTTAACTACACTGATAGAGAAAACAAGGGATAAGTTTGGCAATGTGGATACTCAGATGTCTCTCTCAAATAGTGACAAGTTTGACAATACGAGTACCGGTAGTAATATTTGCATGACCCTCTCTCACACAGTCATAGGTTTGAAAATGTGAGTACCAGTACTAATAATTGCacaactttctctctctctctctctctctctctcaactatTATAACTAGAATCATTCCTTCACTCAGAGTCTAGAATGCTGAATAATATCATAAATGATGTGAACATAGATATACTTTTGGTGGTATCATAACTTCTTTCATACGGTTCAAGCATATGAAATCTCCATCGGATTTCTTTAGTTCATTGCGTTCACTGATAGAGAATTTGCACTGAATAAGCCTGTTAACTACACAGATAAAGAAAACAAGGGATAAGTTTGGTAATATGAATACTCAGATGTCTCATTCAAATAGTGACAAGTTTGACAATGGAAGTACCGGTAGTAAGAATTGCATGACTCTCTCTCACAGTCATAGGTTTGAAAATATGGGTACTAGTACTAATAATTACataactttttctctctcttgaAACGATTATAACTAGAATCATTCCCTCACTCATTGAGAAAGTATAACAAGAGTCTAGCATAATAACATCATAAATGATGTGAACATAGATATACTTTTGGTGGGATCATAACTTCTTTCATACAGAACAGACATATGAAATCTCCGGATTTCTTTAGTTCATTGCGTTCACTGATAGAGAATGTCAATTACACTGATAGAGAAAACAAGAGATAAGTTTGACAATATGAATACTCTGATGTCTCTCTCAAATAGTGACAAGTTTGACAATGCCAGGTAGTAATAATTGCATGACTCTCTCTCTCACAGTCATAGGTTTGAAAATGTGGATACTAGTACTAATAATTGCATAACTTTTTCTCTCTAAACCGTGATGTCATGAAAACTAGACTCGGTGATATCGAAATATCACAAAATATTTAGGAAAAAGATATAATATGATCGTCAATATAAAGACTTTCATTAAAATCCTTTTATATATACTTGTATCAAAAAGACTTTCTTAATTCCCTTCCATCATGAAAGAGGATGATGATAATACTTAACCTTGGCTGGTTTATGCATTTTGTTCATCTACGATCTGAAAGTCTGAAGCCACTATATTCTACTGTATTCGTCATCGAGTTTATGCAGGGAAGGTAGTAAGGATATCAGTTTCACATAGTTAAAATGTAGAAGACTGGTTAGTAGGATTTGCTTCATGTCCCATTCATCGTGGGTCTCCACATTAATGTCGGAGTAGGCTATATATACCTAACCCTGCGTGTGTGTTTTTCCATCAACAGCTAGCGAGGGAGGTAAGAGAAGTGTTTGTGGAGTCTCGACATGGCAAACAATGTGTTGGGTGACCCCATCAACACCGAATTCGAAACCCTCGGCAATGCGAACAATGTGTTCGGCGACCCCATCACCGACGAAACCTTGGAGGGAGTCACGGAGTACGCGAAGAAGCTACGCAAACTCAGAGTCGCCATGGCTCTAATAGTATGAGAGTGCTCTCAAATACGTGCGTGAGATGAAGGAGCAATGGGGGACCGGCGTCTCCACACTCTGCCTGGTTTACAATGCTACCGGGGAGCCACTCACGCTGCACTCCACTCACGACTAGTGGGGTCACATTTACGACCAGAGCCCATACCCGATGCGGATTGGTAATGGCCAGTGGGGTGCGTACCTCCACGTCAAACGATCTGCTACACCTGATGGCTCCAATGCAGCTGTTGTGTATCGCGGCAAGAACGATGTTGGAGACGACACTGACTCGCTGCTCTTCTGGGACAACCCCTGGAATAAGGCATCTTACAGCAACCAGGTAATTAGTGTTTGGTGTTGCAtagtatgcatgcatgcatttaaATGCGAATGCTTACGTTATAGATTTCGTATAACATATCATATGCATGCGCAGGCCTACGCTGAGATCAATCAAGCTGGCTACTACGATAACATCGATTGGGGAGTCATCGCTGGTAAAGGCTCCAACGCCGGCCCCCAGTATCGCGCGGCTTGGAAAGGATGTGTGTCAACCGTCGTGATCGAAAGTGGCACCACTGCCAAATTCGAAGCCACACTTACGTTCGAATAGAGATTATGCGACGTGGAATAATAAAGCCTTCATCGATGGATCCAATATAAATAAATTAGGCAAAGAAGTTTGTGTGTAGAATAAAGCCTTCATCTtgaggaaggcatttagtaataatATTCTGTATCCTCTGTTGGTGTGCCCGTAATAAACTAAGCATCGGTCAAGGAGTATTGTCATATGGTTCGTTCTCTCGCACTCCGGAGTTATTGAGAAAATATGGCATATGAAGAAGCCTGTTGTTCCGAACAACATCATTTACGATGTGAAGGCAGCTATGTATTTGATGCGATCATAACTTCTTTTTGTACAGTACAGGCATCTGAAATATCGGTgggattttttctttttactttctTACGTTTAACTGCACTGAGTGAGCATGTTAACTACACTGATAGAGAAAACAAGGGATAAGTTTGGCAATGTGGATGTGGATACTCGGATGTGTCTCTCTCAAACGTGACAAGTTTGACAATGTGGGCACCAGTACTAATAATtgcatgactctctctctctctctctcacgcggtCATAAGTTTGATAATGTGGGTGCGAGGACTAATAATtgcatgactctctctctctctctctctctctctctcaacggtGATGTTTGAAAATTAGACTCGGTGATGATTTTATTATCCGTAATACAGAAAGAGAAAAGCACACATCAAAAATAGCAAATCGCATAATTAAAAAGAGGGTTTTACGTTAGTGCATGTacttaaattttaagaaaaaaatattaggaaGTCGTCCGCTGAGAAAAGATATTAATCAGAATtgaaatatcataaaatattttataaaaaggaAATAATATGATTTTCAAGGTGAAGATGTTCATTAAAATCCTTTTATATACTTCTATCAAAAAGATTttcattatgcatgatgatgatgttgattaaGCTTATGCTTTTTGTTCATCTATGATTTCAAAGTTCGAAGCCACTATATTCTAGTGCACCAGTTGTTAATGAACTGATgtaccgtggctgatgagtcagcacgaccTGGTCCATCGATCGATGTCGGGAGTCGGTGGTCAACCGAATGGATCGCCGAGATTGATTGACTGTAGGTCAGGATGCTGGCATCGGGTTGTTGGTTGGTGTCTCTCGGTCGGGACGGTCGCACCTCAAGGGTGTCCGTTCTCCTGGACAGAAGGCCCTGGGCGCCAGTTGGGATGTCGGATCCGTTTAGAGGAAGATGCCTCTCGATCGGGATGGTTACGCCTCGGGGGAGTGGCCACTCTCCTACACAGAAGGCCCTCGTCAGGTGGTTACCGATTTTGACCCCTCAACGAGTAAGTTAGTGCTTggttctctatttttttttttgcctcccCTTAGCCGGATGCCAACCAGGGGTTtctatactactgtacgagggtcggcCATGCACGGGTTTGACTTGGCGACCAATCCTAGAGGGGCGAGGAGGTACCTTTGTGCGATCGTTGTCCCAGAACGCGTGGAACAGCGCTATACGACGCCGTCCTGAGCTTTCCGAGATGGGATGTATCAAGGAATACCTTGGTACAGATCCTGACTCGACGTATGGGAGTGCTCCTCTTGGTGACCTGGCGGTAGCATGGCGCAGCGTTGATCGTGATGTGATCcagacccaaaatataccttatcacccgTCATTATGATTACGCAGGGAAGGTAGTAATGAAATGAATGACAATATCCGGTACTAAACCACTGTGGCGGTGGCACGACTCAGGAAAGATCGATGAGTGTAGTGTCGTCGCCCCCGCTGACTGGACATCAAAACGTAGTTGACTACGGTGACGACCAACGACCACTACTTTTGCAATATGTTGCGCAAGTCAGACACAGATCACCACACTCTGCATGGAGAATACCCAACTACATGAGGTGGTAGAAGAGTTCTCAACCGAGGAGGTTTTACACCTAGAATATGAGGCTAGGGAGGTGACCAAGTACAAGGTGTCGAAGGGGGTACAATAAGGGTTTAACCCGTATCTCCTTTAATGCTTCgttcttgatttcaattgcatattaCTCGATTACATTATTTAATCAGAATActttttatttacttttattCTAACACTCTCATGATTCATTAAATCTCATATGTGGGATAACAACGACGTAAAATGTCAAAAGATTGTAAAGGTTTTGCGGTAGTGTTTAGGGTTAGTTCACACCTAGTTCGTAGAATACTTATGGGGGTTCTGGGCTATGACAAAttattctaaatattttattgtatgattattCAGAGCTTacgaatatatttttatattttatattatttatcaagtatttttttaaatatttgctTATGAGATCTTGAGTATAAGATAAATGGATATAGAGACATAGGAAAGAAGATTTATGTATAATATACCACACATGTTGAGCGAGGTACCTAAAGTTAAAAGCTCTATAAATCTTAATGGACAAAGCAAGTGACAAGAAGTTGTCGCATAATCTCCTATGAGGTAATGTGTTAGTGGATGTATTACAATATCAAGTGGAGAGCGATTAAAAGTAACACCAAACGAATGTACACTTGGTGCTAATGAGGAGATCAATTTCAATGAAGGGCTGACTTGTGGAATGGTGGACATGAGGGCCATCATTATTTTAATACAAACTGAGGAGTAAAGCAACTTGAGTGAAACTTATTGAAGTACCTAAGCTGGATGAAGAGAGAGTCAACCTAGAAGATAAAACATAGAGCAGAGGGGTAGAGTTTTCCTTAGACGAAGATTGATGACATAAACTCTTGCATAGATAAGAGCGAGATTATGTCATTCCTTGGGTTTCACATTCTGATAGAGTAGACTCATGTTGCATGGTGCCAAAATCAAAGGAAGATTCAAGGCACATATACCTTATCTTGGTGAGACGATTGATGAAGGGGTTGAAACGAGAAGCTAACTCAACTTGCAAAGATAAATTTGGGGTTAGAAGGCGTTAACATAAGATAAGAGGAAATAGAGATGgccactcttgaagaatatattaCAATATTATCATTCAG
Protein-coding regions in this window:
- the LOC135675154 gene encoding 23 kDa jasmonate-induced protein-like; its protein translation is MRIGNGQWGAYLHVKRSATPDGSNAAVVYRGKNDVGDDTDSLLFWDNPWNKASYSNQAYAEINQAGYYDNIDWGVIAGKGSNAGPQYRAAWKGCVSTVVIESGTTAKFEATLTFE